In one window of Flavobacterium ginsengisoli DNA:
- the yaaA gene encoding peroxide stress protein YaaA, protein MKIVISPAKSLNFEKELPTSQYTEPSFLKEARVVHKVVKTKKPSELSELMSISDKLADLNWKRNQDWKTPFTPENARPAVYTFDGDVYTGLDAYTIPLEKLDVLQDKLRILSGLYGLLKPLDLMQAYRLEMGTKMPVGESKNLHDFWKPTVTKALNKELKKGELFVNLASNEYFSAVDVKALKVPVITPDFKDYKDGKLKMISFFAKKARGMMVRYIIDTNAETIDDLKGFNYEGYQFDANLSKGNHLVFTR, encoded by the coding sequence ATGAAAATTGTTATATCTCCAGCGAAATCATTGAATTTCGAAAAAGAATTACCAACATCTCAATATACAGAACCTTCATTCTTAAAAGAAGCAAGAGTGGTTCATAAAGTAGTAAAAACAAAAAAGCCTTCTGAATTATCAGAACTAATGTCAATCTCAGACAAATTAGCCGATTTAAATTGGAAACGTAATCAGGATTGGAAAACACCTTTCACTCCAGAAAATGCACGTCCTGCAGTTTATACTTTTGATGGAGATGTTTATACAGGTTTAGACGCTTATACAATTCCCTTAGAAAAATTAGATGTTCTGCAAGATAAATTAAGAATTTTATCTGGACTTTACGGTCTTTTAAAACCGCTTGATTTAATGCAAGCTTACCGTCTAGAAATGGGAACTAAAATGCCCGTTGGCGAATCTAAAAATTTACATGATTTCTGGAAACCAACGGTTACAAAAGCTTTAAACAAAGAATTGAAAAAAGGCGAATTATTTGTGAATTTAGCCAGTAATGAATATTTCTCGGCTGTTGATGTAAAAGCTCTGAAAGTTCCTGTAATTACTCCAGATTTTAAAGATTACAAAGACGGAAAACTAAAAATGATTAGTTTCTTTGCCAAAAAGGCTAGGGGAATGATGGTGCGTTATATTATTGATACTAATGCTGAAACTATAGATGATTTAAAAGGTTTTAATTACGAAGGGTATCAGTTTGACGCAAATCTTTCTAAGGGAAATCATTTAGTTTTTACAAGATAA
- a CDS encoding MDR family MFS transporter: MATAVQDDDLVEYGFRRVIITITAVLCALLEIVDTTIVNVALTDMRGSLGATLTDVAWVITAYAIANVIVIPMTSWLSQQFGRRNYFVASIIIFTVCSFLCGNATNIWELVAFRFVQGMGGGALLVTAQTIITESYPVAKRGMAQAIYGMGVIVGPTLGPPLGGYLVDNYSWPYIFYINIPLGIIATILALTFVRSPKYGEKLKANQVDWWGIILLSTFIGSLQFVLEHGQQDDWFNDSLIVTLSVVTVLGLVLFIWRELTYKYPIVNLSVLKDGNLRIGTIMCFILGFGLYGSTLIIPIYTQSILGWTATDAGLLLIPGSITTAFMMPFVGNMIQKGVPQGYMVGVGFLIFFFFTFMMYSRMTPDTGVEHMYWPLILRGIGLGLLFVPITTLSLSTLKGKQIGEGAAFTGMMRQLGGSFGIAIITTFITRFSQSHRVDLINNLDPAKFDVQQRIAGMQHAFMAKGYSADVALKKAYQAIEYSVMKQSTVMAYMDIFLYLGIMFLCCIPIILFIKKGKNKISAADAMH; the protein is encoded by the coding sequence ATGGCAACAGCAGTACAAGACGACGATTTAGTAGAATACGGTTTCAGACGTGTTATCATTACGATTACAGCAGTGCTTTGTGCACTGTTGGAAATTGTAGATACAACGATTGTAAACGTAGCGCTGACAGACATGCGCGGAAGTCTTGGAGCTACCTTGACCGATGTGGCATGGGTAATTACAGCATACGCAATTGCGAATGTTATTGTAATTCCGATGACGAGCTGGCTATCACAGCAATTTGGAAGACGTAATTATTTTGTGGCTTCCATTATAATATTTACAGTCTGTTCTTTTTTGTGTGGTAACGCCACAAATATTTGGGAACTTGTAGCCTTCCGATTCGTACAAGGTATGGGTGGTGGAGCACTTCTAGTAACAGCCCAAACGATCATTACAGAAAGTTATCCTGTAGCAAAACGTGGAATGGCGCAAGCGATTTACGGAATGGGTGTAATTGTTGGTCCAACTTTAGGTCCGCCTTTGGGAGGATATTTAGTAGACAATTACTCTTGGCCTTATATTTTCTACATTAATATTCCGTTAGGAATTATCGCTACAATTTTGGCTTTAACATTCGTTAGAAGTCCGAAATATGGAGAAAAATTAAAAGCCAATCAGGTTGACTGGTGGGGAATAATCTTGTTGAGTACCTTTATTGGTTCTTTACAATTCGTTCTAGAACATGGGCAGCAAGACGATTGGTTTAACGATTCTTTAATCGTAACCTTAAGTGTTGTAACCGTTCTTGGATTGGTTTTATTTATATGGAGAGAGCTTACTTATAAATATCCAATCGTGAACTTAAGTGTTCTAAAAGATGGAAACTTAAGAATTGGAACCATAATGTGTTTTATTCTTGGTTTTGGTTTATACGGTTCAACATTGATTATCCCGATTTATACGCAATCTATTTTAGGTTGGACTGCAACTGATGCAGGTTTATTATTAATTCCAGGATCTATTACAACAGCATTCATGATGCCATTTGTTGGAAATATGATTCAGAAAGGTGTACCACAGGGTTATATGGTTGGAGTAGGATTTTTGATTTTCTTCTTCTTTACCTTTATGATGTATAGCCGAATGACACCAGATACAGGAGTTGAACATATGTATTGGCCTTTAATTTTAAGAGGAATTGGTTTAGGATTACTTTTCGTGCCTATTACAACTCTTTCTCTTTCTACTTTAAAAGGAAAACAAATTGGTGAAGGAGCTGCATTTACAGGAATGATGCGTCAATTAGGCGGATCTTTTGGTATTGCAATTATTACTACTTTTATCACTCGTTTTAGCCAGTCTCATAGAGTCGATTTAATTAATAACCTAGATCCTGCTAAGTTTGACGTGCAGCAGCGCATTGCAGGAATGCAGCACGCATTTATGGCAAAAGGATATAGTGCGGATGTTGCCTTGAAAAAAGCGTATCAAGCCATAGAATATTCAGTAATGAAACAAAGTACTGTAATGGCTTATATGGACATCTTTCTTTATCTAGGAATTATGTTTTTATGTTGCATACCGATTATTCTCTTTATTAAAAAAGGGAAGAACAAAATTAGTGCAGCCGACGCAATGCATTAA
- a CDS encoding TolC family protein, with amino-acid sequence MLAKTKEDVALKTITYYTALYKAQKTLDVLNENQKSAKQRVTDFTELEKNGIIPRNDLLKAQLLVSKTQLSIDEANNNINNINYYLTTLLKLDPSVKIQVNEEDFFNLKTSNAPTSDAIALENRKDLEAVRLQGKASEANIKIAKAGYYPAISLLGGYTALDLKDIITVKYAMNFGIGLSYDLSGILKNNVHVKEAESRALEIKNTEAIMTDKIKVEVQKSIEDYDLAINQSVVYDEALQQAAENYRLVKDKFDNGLSDTNDLVEADVEHLNAKIQTALSKATIIQKYYELLSVSGQLSQSFNLSKI; translated from the coding sequence ATGCTTGCTAAAACAAAAGAAGATGTTGCTTTAAAAACAATCACTTATTATACGGCATTATACAAAGCGCAAAAAACTTTAGATGTTTTAAATGAAAACCAAAAAAGCGCAAAACAACGTGTTACTGATTTTACAGAGTTGGAGAAAAACGGAATCATTCCGAGAAATGATTTATTAAAAGCACAGTTGTTGGTTTCTAAAACACAATTATCTATTGATGAAGCCAATAATAACATTAATAATATCAATTACTACCTAACTACGTTGCTTAAATTAGATCCTAGCGTAAAAATTCAGGTAAACGAAGAAGATTTCTTTAATTTAAAAACAAGCAATGCTCCAACATCTGATGCTATAGCATTAGAAAATAGAAAAGATTTGGAAGCAGTTAGATTACAAGGAAAAGCTTCTGAAGCAAATATTAAAATAGCAAAAGCAGGATATTACCCAGCGATTTCATTGCTTGGTGGTTACACGGCATTAGATCTAAAAGATATTATTACTGTAAAATATGCTATGAATTTCGGAATCGGATTATCTTATGATTTATCTGGAATTCTAAAAAACAATGTGCATGTTAAAGAAGCAGAAAGCAGAGCTCTTGAAATAAAAAACACTGAAGCTATTATGACTGACAAGATTAAGGTTGAAGTTCAGAAATCTATTGAAGATTACGACTTAGCAATCAACCAAAGTGTTGTTTATGATGAAGCACTTCAGCAAGCTGCAGAAAATTACAGATTAGTTAAAGATAAATTTGACAACGGTTTATCTGACACTAATGATTTGGTAGAAGCGGATGTAGAACATTTAAACGCCAAAATTCAAACTGCTTTATCTAAAGCAACAATTATTCAAAAATATTACGAATTACTTTCAGTATCAGGACAATTATCACAATCATTCAATCTTTCTAAAATATAA